Below is a genomic region from Nocardioides panacis.
CGTCGCGAGGCTCATACCGGTTACGTCTGATTTGCCAGGTAAAATATATCTACGCTAGATTTGGGGAGCCCTCGGGGGAAACCGATTCACACCGGAGGCATCCGTGCCGAAGACCCCAAAGACCCTTGCTCTGTTAAGCCTCGCAGGCGTGGTGATGCTCGCCCTCGTCTCCTCGCTGGGGCTCACGACTGCCAGCGCGACGACCACGATTCTGAACCGCTCGCTGGAGCAGGCGGGGCAGACCGCCGCGCCGGACTGTTGGCGGCAGGACGGTTACGGCACGAACAGCTCACGCTTCGCGCGAACGTCTGACGCGCACTCCGGCTCCTGGGCCGGGAACGTGACGATCTCCTCGTACACATCGGGTGCCCGGCGGCTGGTCGTCGACAGGGCCGACCGGTGCTCCCTGAACGTGACGCCGGGTCAGCGGTACACGGTCAGCGGCTGGTCCAAGCTCACCGGGACCGCGCAGTGGGTCTTGTTCACCCGCAACGCCACCACCGGTGCTTGGAGCTGGCAGGAGAGCGGCACGTTCGCCCCCGCGAGCAATGGATGGTCCCACTCGGCCTATACCTCCAAGCCGATCCCGGCGGGCGTCGACCGGGTCAGCTTCGGGCTCGCACTGCAGTCGAAGGGCAGTCTGACCGTCGACGACATGGACTTCGCACGGGCCGGCTCGACGCCGACACCGACAGCGACAGGCACACCGACCGCGACGGCCACACCGAGCCCGACCGGCCATACCTGGTACGTCTCCCGGCGCGGCAGCAACGCGGACGGGAAGTCGTGGTCGAGCGCGTGGAGCGAGCTGTCGGCCATCAATTGGGCTGCGGTCCAGCCTGGTGACACTGTGCTGATCGACGGCGGCTCGAGCCGCTGCGCCAGCGCCTACGACTTCACCACGACCCGCCCAGGTGTCTCCTGCGGCATGACCTACTCGACGACGCTGACGGTCGGGCGCTCCGGCACCTCGGCGGCTCCCGTCACCATCCGTCGGGCCACGGAGCCGGGACGCGACGGGACCGTCGTGCTGTTCGGCGGTCGTGACGTCCCACTGCCCTACTGCCACCAGTCGTCCTACACTGCACCCGCCGGCCGCAGCCGGTTGGTCGACCTCAACGGGCAGTCCTACGTCACCCTCGACGGCGTCGCCCGGTCGGGCATCATGGCATACGGCGCGCAGAACGGCGTCGCCTTCGGGTCCGACAGTGCGAACCACATCACGCTGCGCAACCTCGAGATCTTCGACAACGGCGTTCCTACCACGATCTCCAACGGCTACAACTCCGACGGGGAGAACATCACCCTGCGCGGCCACCACCTGACCTTCGACCGCTTGCTGGTGCACGACGGTGGCCAGGACGACTTCCAGGACCAGACCCACGCGAACGGCACTCTGCACGACCTGACGTTCCAGAACTCGTGGATCTATTTCGCGCGGGAGAACCCGCAGTACCCCGGTTACTCGTTCAACGAGCCCCAGTCGACCGGCTGCACGCACGCCGACGGTATCCAGATCTACTCGGGCGGCCAGCAGTCCGCGATCACGGTCGACCACATGCTCTTCGGTCCGGGCGGCAACCAGGGCTTCTACCCGGGCGACAGCGGCACCGGAGCGAAGTACGACAACGTGTCGATCACCAACACGCTGTTCCTGGCCTCCGCCTCGCACAACGTGATGACGGATCTCGCGGTCAGCGGCTGGACGATGGACCACAACACCATCTACGCCCCCCAGGGTGGCTCCGAAGTGCCGGCGAACGGACCGATGAGGCTCACCAACACCATCAAGTACGGTGGCTACTGGAGTGCTCCAGGCGGGACCTGGACAGCGTCGGGGAACGTCTCGTACGGGGGCGACCCGATCCCTGGAAGCACGTCCACGAACCCGGGCTTCGTGGGACCGATGCCCACGTCGAGCCCGCCGCGCTTCTCGCAGCTCCGGGCGTCCAACTTCACGCCCACCTGCGCGGCCTGCTCCACGGCTGGTGCCCCGCTGCACAAGGTCGGAGACATCCTGAGCCGGATCGACGCCCTCAACCAGTGAGCGGGGGAGCCCTGGTCGCTTCACGCGGGACGGGTCAGTCTGTGCATAGCGGAAGCTGGACAGGGTCTACGCGCTCGCGTTCGTGGCTTCCCGCGCGACCTTGTGCTCGTTCGAGCACCGCACGGCCTCGAGGAGCGGCGCGTCCGCGATGCCCTTCAGGATCTCGATGTTCGGCATCACACAGTGTCCGCCGATGACGCCCGGGAAGAACTTCACGGGCGGAAGGTAGCCGACCTGCTCATAGAACGCGACGACCTCGTCGTAGTCGACACCAACGGCCTCGCAATACCGCTCGACCTCCTGTGACCAAGCGATCAGCACACCGAAGTACGTCGTCTCGGTGAGCTTCGCAAGCTCGCTGGCTTCGGGCGAGGACAGGACGGTCGTCCCCATGCCGAGCGACTCGAAGTGCTGCGTCGCGAGATCTCCCGCGTCGGCGTCGATCGGACCGATGAACTTGTCGTAGTACGTCAGGTCCTCAAGCATCCGAGCGTGTTTTCCGCGGATCGGACTGTGGACGGTTCGTCCGCCGGTCCGCCCGTGGACGGCCCGAGTCGTTCCGACCCCCACCGTGCTGTTGATCACCGTCAGCTCCGGGCGCAGGCGGTCCACGTAGCGAGCGGTCTCGCCGACGAAGTCGTCGATCTCGAACGGTATGCACACGTGCATGACCCCGACAGTGCCGGGCCGCGGCAGCTCACCCGGGGCGACGTCGATGCCGAGCACGTCGGCCTCTGTCTGCCCGATCAGCTCGTAGAGAGGTCGACCGACCTCACCGAGTCCTATCACCGCTGTCTTCTTGGCCATGAGTCCGCTCCTTGAGTAGGTTGCGCATCGATCTCAATCCCGTGAACCGGGTAGTGCGTGAGGCGGCGAGTCCTTCGATCAGGCTGTGGTACTGCTCGCTCTCGTGGGCCCACGAGTAGTGCTCGAGGAACGTGTCCGCGTTGCGAACCAGCGAATCGCGCAGCTCCGGATCCCGTCGGAGAGCTACGATCTTCGCGGCCAGGTCGGCGATGTCGCCGGGGCGGACGAACGCGACCATCGTCTCGTCGAAGTACGCACGAATGGTTGACGTCTCGGACGAGATGACAGGAAGACCTAGCGCAACGTCCTCGAGCAGCTTCACCGGCAGCATGTACCGCGTGAATGGGTCCTCGACATAGGGGACGATGCCTGCTGACGCGCGCTCGAACAGCGGTCGTAGCTGCTCGACCGGCCGCATGCCCTCGAAGCGAACCGCCTGACCGAGTCCGCGCGCGTCGACGATGCCCTTGAGCCGCTCCACGTCGTCGCCCTCGCCGACGATCAGGAGCTCGATGTCGTCGTACGTCTGCCGAGCGATCTCGACGGCACGGACAGCAGTCTCGAGGCCGTGTCGACGCGAGACCGTTCCGTGGTACAGAAGCACGAACGGTCCCGAGAGCGAAGGCTCGTTCCGTCGAGAGAAGAACCGCATGTCGGGCGTGTTCATCACGATGCTGAACTTGGTCTCGCGGTTGCCGTGACGCAGCAGGGCCTCGAGATGCGGGCGGTGCACCGCGAGCGCGCGATCGGCGAGGCGGACGCAGCATCGCTCGACGAAGGTCACCAGCTTGATGACCAGACTGCTCTCGTCCACTCCGAACTTGGCTGCGTAGAGCTCGGGAACGAGGTCGTGCACGTCGAGCACGACCTTGGCGCCCAGCAGCTTCGGCAGCGCCGCAGCCGCGACGAGGTAGTCCGGCATCGTGTTCACCTGGACGACGTCGTACCGGTTCCGGACCTGCAGTCGCAGGGCGGCGACGGCCGCGCGCACGACGAATGCGACATCACGCTGGATGTAAGCCAGGGGACTCAGCTCGTGCTGCAGCTCGAGCGTCCCGACTGGATGGACGGTAACGCCGTCGATCCACCGCCGCCCCCCGAGGCTCGGTGTCCAGGGGCAGATCACGTCCACGCTCATGCCGCGTGCGACGAGCGCTTCCGCCTCCCGGCGAACTCGCGTGTCCACGGGATAGTTCGTGAAGGCGATCGAGAGCACCCGGTGCTTCCGGCCAGGTGCAGACGCCGTCGCAGGGTCACCGCGGACGGACCAGCGGACCGTCATGCCGCGAAGTCCCGGTAGAGCAGCTCGCCGGCGAACCTACCCACGAAGGGCGGTGAGCGGCGGATGACCGTCGCCGCCAGGACGTGGCCGCGTCGAGCCGGGACGTCGTCGCCTGCCAGCGTGCTGTAGGCGAGCGACGTCTCCGCCGCTCCGAACGAACGCTTGAAGGAGCACAGGCTGTCGTGGTCTGCATCCGTCCGCCCGAAGTCCAGACGCTCGAGTCCGTGCTCGCACGCCCAGCGGATCGTGTCCATGAAGAGCAGGTTGTTCGGGCGCTTGGCCAGAAGGCGAGGGTCTGAGGCGCCGTACTTGTAGATGAGTGTCCCGTTGGAGGACAAGAACACGGCCGCGGTGGCGGGGACGCGGCCGTCGCGCACGACGACGACGAACCCGAGACCCTCCGCGAAGAGGTCCTCGAGGGCCATGATGAAGCGACGCGGCTGTGTCGGCACGCCCTGGCGCTTGCGTGTGCGTACGTGCAGGTCGAAGAACTCGCCAAGGGCACCGCCGTCGGTCCGGAACTCGACGCGCAAACCTTCGCGGCGAGCGCGCCGCTCACCCCGGGCCACCTGCGGCTTCATGCCGCTTACCACCGCCTCGTAGCCTTGTGTCAGGGAAAGCAGATGATGTCGATAGGTCGAGATCGCCTCCCGCGGGACGCCGGGGAACTCACCGCGCAGCTCGATCGAGAGTGCGTTCTGTTGCCGGAACTGGTCCAACGCGATCCTCAGCCGGTGCCACTGACTCGCGCGGGCGTCGCGTGCAAGGGGAACGACCACGTCACTGAACGGCAGTGCGACGAGCCGGGCTCTGTTCACGCGGCCGCCGACCAGCGCCATCGGCAAGCCGGCCTCGAACCTTCCATCGCCGTCGAGGACTGCGCAGGCGATGACCTGGTAGCCGTAGACCCGTTCGAGCATCGCGAGCCAGGCTGGGTGGTGGAACGCGCAACTGCCCGAGGCGGTCTGCGCGAGGGCCGCCCAGCGCGGGTCGCGGACCGGGTCGACGACCGCGAAGCTGGACGGGGGCACGAGCGCGCGCTGCAGGGTTCTGCGGCGGGGGTGCACGAGCGACTCAACCGACATGACCATGGCGGAGCCTGGAAGCGAAGATCGAGCCGAGGAGAACGGTGTCGAGCAGGCCGGGCACGGGGTCGTCCGCGGCGATGACCGCGTGCACGAGGGGGCGACGGAAGGACCGCAGGTAGTCGCGCACCGTCAGCTGCCCGGTGCGCACAGCGGATGCGGCGGCCGGGACGTCGAAGACCAGCCGCATCCAGCCGACACCCGGCCGCGCGTCGAGGGCACGGACGGGCAGTGCACACGCCATGAGCCACAACAGGTACGGGAAGTCCACGCCGGCCCTCGCACCGAGCGACTGCCAGCCCCACGCACGCGCGTTGACGTCGAGCAGCAGATTCGCGCCGGTCGTCGGGTCCCGCTTGAACTCGACCTCGACGAGTCCGGTGAGCCGCATCGCCGCCAGCAGTCGGCGTGCGTCATCCTCGACGGTCCGGTCCTCGATCGTCTGCACGAACGTGCTGGCTCTCCCGAAGTCCAGTGGGTACTGGCGTGTACGCCGGGCAGTGAGCGAGGCGAGCACGCGGCCGTCCCGACACAGCGCGGCAAACGAGTACTGGCCGTCGCCGGCAACGAGTTCCTGGACCATCAACGCCCTCGCTTCCATGAGCCGGCACGCACGTTGGTAGAGCGCCGACAAGGTCACCCGGTCGTCGGCGCGCCAGCACTTCGCTGCCGTCAGCTCGTTCGGCACTGCTTTGTGGGCCGGCTTCACCACGACGGGGAAACGCTCGACGTGGCTCAGCTGCTCGGCACTCCCGGGAAACATCGTCGCCGGCTGCGCGATCCCGGCCCGTGCTGCCACCTCGTGCATGACCCGTTTGTCGTAGGCCGCCTCCAGGACGTCCCACGGCGGGACCGTAAGGACCAGGTGCTCGGAGAGCGCCGGATGCAGGCGCGCGATCGTCGCCGCATCCTCGTCGTCCGTCGCGATCAGCGCCCATCCGGACAGCTGGTTGAGCTCGACGATTCGCAGCAGCTCGTCGTGCCGATCGGCATCGTCCCCCCCGCGGCCAGCGGGTCGCGCCCACCGTGAAGCGAGAGTACCGCGCAACCGAGTGTTCGTCGGTCTGCAGCACCCAGACGGGAACGCCGTGACGGCCCAGGCTCCTGACCACTGCGAGCGCCCTGTAAGACGCCCCGGCGACGATCGCGCCCGGACAGCTCGTCATGCTTCGATGTCGATTCGGTCTCCGACGAGCACCGCGTGCGCCACCGTCACGGAAGCAGGAAGCCCGGAAGGAATCCGCCCGGCGAGATCCCGCTCGAGTGTGGCGCGCAGCCGCCACCACGCAGCCACCTCGCGCGGCAGCGCGTGCCAGCCACCTGCCTGGCCGGTCAGGTGCTCGAGCAGCTGGGCGTACACGTCGAGTCGGTGTGCGTCCGTGTAGTCCGGATGCACGAGGACGTTGACGAGCCCGCGATGCTTCACGAGCCAATCAGCCTTGGAGATCCAGATGTCCGACGTCCGCTGCTCGAGGATCTCGAAGAGCGTGTGGTCCTGCAGGAGCGTGATCGGTAGCTCGACCAGGTCGTGCAGGAAGAAGGGCAGGATCGAGCAGCAGCCGCCGGGTTGCGGCTCGAACGGGTCCGTGTCGGGGAACGAGCTGTCATAGAGACAGCCGAGCTCGTGCATCCACTCGGCCTTGCGGTGGGTGGCGGGCGAGCGAAAGCCCACCACCTCCCACTCGCGCATGTAACGGTGGATGCCGGGCAGCTGCGACTCGAAGCTGGCCCGGTCGCGGAAGAGAGTCCCCCCTGTGCGTGAGACCGTGCAGTCCGACCTCACCTCCCGCGGCGCGGATCAGCTCGAAGGTCCCCAGCGGGATCTCGTAGTCCTCCGCAACGAAGTACCACGCGGAGACGAGCCCGTGCCGGCGCTCGACCTCGAGGACCCGTGCGACGTTCGAGAGGCCGACGGGGCCCTCGACGTCGTGGGTGAGTACGAAGCCGAACCGCTTCGAGTCGGGCCAGAAGTTGAGGAACGGGATGCGGTCGGCTCCACGCCGCTCCATCTCCGCGCGAAAGAGCTCCTCTTGGAGGCGCACCAACGAGTCCTCGACCGGCCACGCGGGAAACCCGCGCGTCGACCGTCGTCGCCCGTGACGACGGCGGACAGCGAGTTGCACGCGACGCGGGATGAACGGCTTGAGTGCGTAGTAGGCGTCGAGCCACCGCGAACGCGGCTTCGTCACGTCGTGTGCGCCGTCGAGAAATCCTGTTGCGTCGAAGAGCGGCTCGGCTTCGTGCGGCCCCTCCGCCGCCGCAGCGGTCACAGCTCCTCGCCAACGGGCGCAAGACCCGGAGCAGCAGGCGCCCGTGACCCAGCGACCTGTTGGGCGAGGGACGCGGCGCCGAACCAGCTGCCGCACACGAACCGCATGACAGGGCCGAAGCTCCAGGCTGCCGGGGCCCCCACGAAGTGGAGGCCGTGAACGCTGGACTCCATCCCGCTCCGCAGGACCGGATACCCGTTGACCTGCACGACACGACGGGTCAACGACTCCGGCAAGAAGCCGTACTTCGACACGTCCACCCGGTAGCCGGTGCCGAACATGACGTGGTCGACCACCCGGCTCGTCCCACGGTTGAAGCGGACGTCCACGCGGTCGCCGTGGGCGTGCGCTGCCACGACCGTCCGATCCACGTGGATGGGCACGTCCGTGAGGCGCGGTCGCAGCCAGTCCGCACCAGCGGGACGGATCGCACGGTAGGCCATGCGGTCCTGGACGGGGCGGGGGAGGCGACGGAACAGGTTCGGCACCGAGACGATGCGCGAGATTCCCATAGGACCCACGTCTGTGGGGGCGTACGCCAAGGGCTCGAACCTGCCGAGCTTCTGGTGGTACTTCGCGCCGTGCAGCCAGTTGATCCTGGGCGCGCGTGCGAAGACCTCGACGGACGCGCCGGCCTCACGCATCAGGGCGGCACACTCCAAAGCGCTCTGGCCCCCGCCGACCACCAGGACCTGCTTGCCCGAGAAGCGGCTGAAGTCTCGGTGGTCTGCAGTGTGCGAAAGGAGCTCAGGGGGGCAGCGAAGCGACCACCTCGGGCCGGTTGACGAAGGGCGCAATGCCGGCCGCCACGACCACCTTGTGGGCAGCGACGCGGTCGCCGTCCGCCAGCGCGACGACGAACCCTCGCGGCTCCTGCTCGACGCTCACGACACGGCGTCGGTCGACGTCCGGTGCTACCGTCGCGTGCACCCACATGCCGTAGTCGATGAAGCTGTCCAGCGGGACGGGACGCTGTACGTCGGTGCCGGTGGACTCGCAGTAGCTCGTCAGGGACAGAGGTCCCACGTGTTCCGCGATGCTCGTGGCCGTCCAGTTGGACCGGAGCAGCATCCCTGTGGGCATCGTTCGCCAGAAGCCCATCGGCTCACCGAACGTCAGGACCTCTGCGCCTGCTCGCTTGAGGTGAGCGGTGGCCGCGAGCCCGTGCGGTCCGGCACCGATGACGACGACCTGTGTGTGGTCCATCCGGGATTTCCAATGTTCGTCAGGGGGTTACACAGGCCAAGTTTGCTTGCGGTTCTGCGATCGGTCACGGATGCGCAGGCAATGCGCACGGAATTGGCGACAGTGGGTGGGCGGAGGTGAGCCGAACGAGCCATATAGCCCTCAGACAGAGGTGGTCCGGTCGAGACCCGCGGTCCGGCTTCCCGGACAGCCCGCGGAACTCCCTAACATCCACAAGATCCGAGATCTAGTCCGGCGCACCGGCGCGAGCGCGGGCGGTCAACCACGTGCCAAGCCCGGGTTACTTCCGGTCGGAATCTGCGGAGAGCCTGAGCATGGTGTTCGGCGCATCACCTCGAGGAATTGCGTGCCGAACAATTGACCACGACACGACTCGCGAGGAAACTCCGTTCTCGGAGGCGGCGCTTTTCGGCGCTTTCCGACCGGACTCCCCGGTGGTTTCAGGCGCCGCTGGCGTCGAAGAACCGAGCAGTGGACGGCGACCAGATCTCGGTCAGCTGAGCCTGCGCCTGGAACCACTCGTCGCGTCGGCACCGCCGCCGGTCCAGCCGCCCGTCGATGACGGTGAGCGCCTCGGGGTAGCGGCCGGCCTTCACCAGCGCGCATATCCGGGTCTCCTCGACGACCTCGCGCTGGGCGTCGCTGCCGCCCACCCGGCCCAGCTGCGGCGCCAGCGCGGCGATCGCGTCGGCGGCGCCCGACGGGTCGCCGAGCACCAGGCGGCGCAGCGCCCGGGCCAGCGGGGCGGTGACCTCGACGTGGGTGGGGTCGGTGCGAGCCGCGCAGGACCGCGCGAGCGTCGCCAGTCCCTCGGCGTCCTCGGCGGCGCACAGCACGACCGCGGCGTGCATCGCCATGAACGGCGACTGGGGCGAGGCGAGCAGCGCGGAGTCGACGACCGCGAGCACCTCCTCGATCCTCGGCACCGCGGTGCTGCCCGGCGTCAGGGCCCAGCGCCACAGCAGCGAGCCGCTGTCCACGAGGTTGCGGCACCCCAGGCCGGGCTGCGGCCGGAGCTGTGCGTCGTACCGCAGGCGGACGGCGTCCAGGTCGCCCATCGACAGCTCGTGCATGGCCGCGTGCCAGGAGAAGTGGCACAGGCTGTCGGCCTGCGCACCAGCGCCGGTGATCCAGCCGTCCATCCAGGCCAGGCCGCCGGTGTGGTCGCCGGTCTCGTAATGCGCGTGCGCCCGGGCGTGCGCCGAGTGGCCGGCGCCGGGCTCGACGTCGAGCGAGAGGCAGGACAGCTCCATGGCCTCGTCGAAGCGGCCCTGCTCCTGCCGCATGAACGCGAGCAGGCCGGTGAACCACCAGTCGTCGCCGTAGGCGGGGGCGCACCGCTCGACGATCTCCCAGGCGTCCCGGGGAACGGTCGTGACCCCGGCGAAGGCGATCGTCGGGACCGCGACCGAGAGCAGCAGGGCGTCGGTGGGGTGCCGGCGCAGGTGCCGGACCAGCGGCCCGGAGTCGCCGCCGACGTGCCGGGCGACCGCCTCGACGTGGCTGCGCTCACGCTCCGTGCTGCGGCGGGCGTGCAGCCGGGCGTCCCGCAACCGGGCCTCGATGTCGACGGGGGCGCAGAGCTCGTGGCCGAGCAGGGCCAGGGCCGCGTGGCCGAGCGCGAAGGTCGGGTCCAGGGCGACGGCGGCCGCGACCGCGTGCAGCGCGCCCTCCTCGAGCCGGAGCAGGTTGCCCACGCCTCGGTTGTAGGCCGCAACCGCTTCCACCCCGCCGGTGAGCGGAAGGCCGTACCGGTCCACACATCCCATGTAAGAACACTAAACAACTAGGGTTAGAACTCCAAGCCCGCCACTCCGCGGGATCGTCTCGCTTTCTGAGACGCCGAGGCGGGCGACGCGCAAAATTTTTCGGTGTTTCCCGTTTGTTACCACCGCGGTCGTCGCCTGGTCGCCCTGCGTTTTCACGCCTGAAGGTCGGATGATTCGTGTAGATCCTCCGACCCGCGCGGTTGCGGCGGTCCGGACCGGTTCGACCCGCTCGGCGGCATTCCGGGGACCGTGCGCCCTGTCGGCTAGCCAGTTTTGACTATGGCGGGGGCTCGCGGCCGATCCCAAGGATGGTTGCTCAGCACCGGGATCCGTCCCGGTGACAAGCAAAGCGGCCCGGGGAGCAGACGCCGTTTTTGGGGGAGGCCCGGGGGGGGCATCCATCAGAGTCAGCGCCGGGTACGTGCGGGAACTCGACTCCACGCACGCACCCGGCCACGTCGTTCCAACTCCTCCACGGTGAGTCCCTGCGGTCGCGCTCTTCCCGGAGGCGTTACATGGAGACACAGCGGCAAGATGTGGAACCCGCGGACATCATCATTCCCCAAGACCTCCTGCCTGCGCAGCCCAACGGTCACAGGGTGGTCCCCGGGGTCAACGGCGGGGAACGGGCCACGACCGGCGCCACGGCGCCCTCGCCGCTGCACCCCGTCCCCTCGGACCAGCGGGTCGGGCTGCGCGTCAGCGTGGTGATCCCGACCCTCAACGAGGTCGGCAACATCGCGGCGGTGCTGGAGCAGATGCGCCGGTTCGACGACATCATCATCGTCGACGGGTTCTCCCAGGACGGCACCGTCGAGAAGGCCCGCTCGGTGCGACCGGACGTCCGGGTCGTCGAACGGCCGCCCCGCGGGAAGGGCGACGCCCTGCGGGCCGGCTTCGAGGCGGCGACCGGCGACGTCATCGTGATGATGGACGCCGACGGGAGCATGGACCCCGGAGAGGCCGACGTCTTCGTCGCGATGCTCAACGTGGGCTTCGACCTGGTGAAGGGCTCCCGGCTCGCCTGCGGCGGTGGGTCCCACGACCTGACCACCGTGCGCTGGCTGGGCAACCGGGCGCTGTGCGGGCTGGCCAACGCGTTGTTCCACACGCAGTGGACCGACCTCTGCTACGGGTACGTCGCCTTCCGGCGTTCGGCCCTGCCGCGGCTCGCGCTGACCGCGAACGGGTTCGAGATCGAGTCCCAGATCCTCAGCCACGCCGCACTGGCCGGCCTGCGGATCGCGGAGATCCCGAGCGTGGAGTTCCCGCGGATCACCGGTGACTCGCACCTCAACGCCCGCAAGGACGGCACCCGCGTCCTGAAGGAGATCCTCACCGCGCGCTTCTCGCCCCGGGCCCGGCGCTCCGCCGTCGCCCTCCGACCGATGATCCCCGTCGAGTAGGCGGGAACTGGGGGATGTTCGACATGCATCGCACACACGTCCTGCGACGCGGCATCGCCGCGCTGACCACGCTGCTGCTGGCCGCGAGCGGCATCAGCCTGGTGGCTACGAAGGCCTCGGCCGCCGTCGACGTCGGCTACGTCGGTCCGTCGTACGCCGGAACCACCCAGCAACCGAACGCGCCGACGGCGGAGAAGCCGCAGAGCAAGCTGTGGTATGCCCAGGACAAGTGGTGGGGGGCGATGTGGGACACCGCGTCCAACGACTACGTCGTGTGGGGCTACGACTGGACCAAGCACGAGTGGGCCAAGACCCCCACGGTGCTCGAGACCCGCACCCGGGTGGACATGGACGTCCTGTGGGACGGAACCCACCTGTATGTCGTGTCCACCCCCAAGACCAGCGGACCGAATCCCCCGGCCGACACCACCACGCTGTTGCGGCGATTCTCCTTCGACGCGGTCAAAGGGTCATGGATCTCCGACGGGACACCGGTCCAGCT
It encodes:
- a CDS encoding glycosyltransferase family 4 protein, with product MLSIAFTNYPVDTRVRREAEALVARGMSVDVICPWTPSLGGRRWIDGVTVHPVGTLELQHELSPLAYIQRDVAFVVRAAVAALRLQVRNRYDVVQVNTMPDYLVAAAALPKLLGAKVVLDVHDLVPELYAAKFGVDESSLVIKLVTFVERCCVRLADRALAVHRPHLEALLRHGNRETKFSIVMNTPDMRFFSRRNEPSLSGPFVLLYHGTVSRRHGLETAVRAVEIARQTYDDIELLIVGEGDDVERLKGIVDARGLGQAVRFEGMRPVEQLRPLFERASAGIVPYVEDPFTRYMLPVKLLEDVALGLPVISSETSTIRAYFDETMVAFVRPGDIADLAAKIVALRRDPELRDSLVRNADTFLEHYSWAHESEQYHSLIEGLAASRTTRFTGLRSMRNLLKERTHGQEDSGDRTR
- a CDS encoding GNAT family N-acetyltransferase, whose translation is MVMSVESLVHPRRRTLQRALVPPSSFAVVDPVRDPRWAALAQTASGSCAFHHPAWLAMLERVYGYQVIACAVLDGDGRFEAGLPMALVGGRVNRARLVALPFSDVVVPLARDARASQWHRLRIALDQFRQQNALSIELRGEFPGVPREAISTYRHHLLSLTQGYEAVVSGMKPQVARGERRARREGLRVEFRTDGGALGEFFDLHVRTRKRQGVPTQPRRFIMALEDLFAEGLGFVVVVRDGRVPATAAVFLSSNGTLIYKYGASDPRLLAKRPNNLLFMDTIRWACEHGLERLDFGRTDADHDSLCSFKRSFGAAETSLAYSTLAGDDVPARRGHVLAATVIRRSPPFVGRFAGELLYRDFAA
- a CDS encoding carboxylate--amine ligase, with the translated sequence MRGTLASRWARPAGRGGDDADRHDELLRIVELNQLSGWALIATDDEDAATIARLHPALSEHLVLTVPPWDVLEAAYDKRVMHEVAARAGIAQPATMFPGSAEQLSHVERFPVVVKPAHKAVPNELTAAKCWRADDRVTLSALYQRACRLMEARALMVQELVAGDGQYSFAALCRDGRVLASLTARRTRQYPLDFGRASTFVQTIEDRTVEDDARRLLAAMRLTGLVEVEFKRDPTTGANLLLDVNARAWGWQSLGARAGVDFPYLLWLMACALPVRALDARPGVGWMRLVFDVPAAASAVRTGQLTVRDYLRSFRRPLVHAVIAADDPVPGLLDTVLLGSIFASRLRHGHVG
- a CDS encoding FAD-dependent oxidoreductase — protein: MDHTQVVVIGAGPHGLAATAHLKRAGAEVLTFGEPMGFWRTMPTGMLLRSNWTATSIAEHVGPLSLTSYCESTGTDVQRPVPLDSFIDYGMWVHATVAPDVDRRRVVSVEQEPRGFVVALADGDRVAAHKVVVAAGIAPFVNRPEVVASLPP
- a CDS encoding pyridine nucleotide-disulfide oxidoreductase, with amino-acid sequence MGNLLRLEEGALHAVAAAVALDPTFALGHAALALLGHELCAPVDIEARLRDARLHARRSTERERSHVEAVARHVGGDSGPLVRHLRRHPTDALLLSVAVPTIAFAGVTTVPRDAWEIVERCAPAYGDDWWFTGLLAFMRQEQGRFDEAMELSCLSLDVEPGAGHSAHARAHAHYETGDHTGGLAWMDGWITGAGAQADSLCHFSWHAAMHELSMGDLDAVRLRYDAQLRPQPGLGCRNLVDSGSLLWRWALTPGSTAVPRIEEVLAVVDSALLASPQSPFMAMHAAVVLCAAEDAEGLATLARSCAARTDPTHVEVTAPLARALRRLVLGDPSGAADAIAALAPQLGRVGGSDAQREVVEETRICALVKAGRYPEALTVIDGRLDRRRCRRDEWFQAQAQLTEIWSPSTARFFDASGA
- a CDS encoding glycosyltransferase family 2 protein: MVPGVNGGERATTGATAPSPLHPVPSDQRVGLRVSVVIPTLNEVGNIAAVLEQMRRFDDIIIVDGFSQDGTVEKARSVRPDVRVVERPPRGKGDALRAGFEAATGDVIVMMDADGSMDPGEADVFVAMLNVGFDLVKGSRLACGGGSHDLTTVRWLGNRALCGLANALFHTQWTDLCYGYVAFRRSALPRLALTANGFEIESQILSHAALAGLRIAEIPSVEFPRITGDSHLNARKDGTRVLKEILTARFSPRARRSAVALRPMIPVE